The Flaviramulus sp. BrNp1-15 genome has a window encoding:
- a CDS encoding cation transporter gives MEKTIFEITKMDCPSEENLIRMKLDGISSIKNLEFDISNRKLTVFHTGQINLIEKLINELNLGEKKLITEQTEQTEFLENSNQKKLLWSVLAINFLFFVIEMTTGIISKSMGLVADSLDMLADSFVYGLSLFAVGKTITRKKQVAKLAGYFQITLAFIGFLEVLRRFFGTEKLSDFSTMIVVSILALIANGICLLLLQKSKSKKEAHMKASMIFTSNDIIINLGVICAGLLVNWFNSNKPDLIVGTIVFVLVIQGAIRILKLGK, from the coding sequence ATGGAAAAAACAATATTTGAAATTACCAAAATGGATTGTCCTTCTGAGGAAAACTTAATCCGGATGAAGTTAGATGGTATTTCTAGTATTAAAAATCTTGAATTTGATATTTCAAACAGAAAATTAACCGTGTTTCATACAGGGCAAATTAACCTAATTGAAAAATTAATAAATGAACTAAACTTAGGCGAAAAAAAACTAATTACTGAACAAACTGAGCAAACCGAGTTTCTAGAAAACTCAAATCAAAAAAAACTGCTTTGGTCAGTTCTTGCTATTAACTTCCTCTTTTTTGTTATAGAAATGACTACGGGTATTATTTCTAAATCAATGGGGCTTGTAGCCGATAGTTTAGATATGCTTGCCGACTCCTTTGTATACGGATTGAGTCTTTTTGCTGTTGGTAAAACAATAACCCGAAAAAAACAAGTTGCAAAACTTGCAGGGTATTTTCAAATAACATTGGCTTTTATTGGGTTTTTAGAAGTTTTAAGACGCTTTTTTGGAACAGAAAAACTTTCAGATTTTTCAACCATGATTGTAGTTTCAATACTAGCCTTAATTGCAAATGGCATTTGCCTTTTATTACTTCAAAAATCTAAAAGCAAAAAAGAAGCACACATGAAAGCGAGTATGATTTTTACTTCAAACGATATCATTATTAATTTAGGCGTTATTTGTGCGGGCCTATTGGTTAATTGGTTTAATTCAAACAAACCCGATTTAATAGTGGGAACCATAGTTTTTGTTTTAGTAATTCAAGGTGCAATAAGAATTTTAAAACTAGGAAAATAA
- the argS gene encoding arginine--tRNA ligase, translated as MNLQDTLSNHVKQAVKTSFNIELETVEFQATRKEFAGDITVVIFPMLRFIKGNPVQIGEAIGNYLVEKITDVKAFNVVKGFLNIEISDSYYLNFFNNIKDEKEYGFASPKADDKAIMVEYSSPNTNKPLHLGHIRNNLLGYSVAEILKASGKKVYKTQIINDRGIHICKSMLAWKLFGNEETPESTGLKGDKLVGNYYVKFDQEYKKEIQDLISKGQTEAEAKKNAPILLEAQNMLLKWEAGDEETVSLWKKMNGWVYEGFNTTYENLGVDFDTLYYESNTYLLGKEFVAEGLKSGVFHKEEDGSVWCDLTDEGLDKKIVQRADGTAVYMTQDIGTAIQRIKDFPDVGGMVYTVGNEQDYHFQVLFLILKKLGFEWAKNLYHLSYGMVDLPSGKMKSREGTVVDADDLIDDMAKTAEEISEELGKLDGYSKEEKQTLYKTIGLGALKYYILKVDPKKRILFDPKESIDFQGNTGPFIQYTYARIQSILRKASIDNSISLSASEVSFHLKEKELLKQIQLFPEVVQNAAENHSPALIANYTYDLVKEFNSFYQNVSILGADNDNEKTFRVQLSNVVANTIKNSFGLLGIQVPERM; from the coding sequence ATGAACCTTCAGGATACTTTATCAAATCATGTAAAACAAGCTGTAAAAACAAGCTTTAATATAGAATTAGAAACTGTAGAATTTCAGGCGACTAGAAAAGAGTTTGCAGGAGATATTACAGTAGTTATTTTTCCTATGTTACGTTTTATAAAAGGTAATCCGGTTCAAATTGGTGAAGCCATAGGTAATTATTTAGTTGAAAAAATTACTGACGTTAAGGCATTTAATGTAGTAAAAGGCTTTTTAAATATAGAAATTAGCGATTCCTATTATCTTAATTTCTTTAATAACATTAAAGATGAAAAAGAATATGGTTTTGCCTCTCCAAAAGCGGACGATAAAGCCATTATGGTAGAATATTCTTCACCTAATACCAATAAACCTTTACACTTAGGACATATTAGAAACAATCTTTTAGGGTATAGTGTAGCCGAAATTTTAAAAGCTTCGGGTAAAAAAGTTTACAAAACCCAAATTATAAACGATAGAGGTATTCACATATGTAAAAGTATGTTGGCTTGGAAACTTTTTGGAAATGAAGAAACTCCAGAAAGTACTGGTTTGAAAGGTGATAAGCTGGTTGGGAATTATTATGTGAAATTCGATCAAGAATATAAAAAAGAAATTCAGGATTTAATATCAAAAGGACAAACCGAAGCTGAAGCTAAAAAAAATGCTCCTATTTTATTGGAAGCTCAAAATATGCTTTTAAAATGGGAAGCTGGAGATGAAGAAACCGTTTCGCTTTGGAAAAAAATGAATGGTTGGGTATATGAAGGTTTTAATACAACCTATGAAAATTTAGGTGTAGATTTTGATACACTTTACTATGAAAGTAACACGTATTTATTAGGAAAAGAGTTTGTTGCTGAAGGTTTAAAATCTGGTGTTTTTCATAAAGAAGAAGATGGTTCTGTTTGGTGTGATTTAACCGATGAAGGTCTAGATAAAAAAATAGTTCAACGTGCTGATGGTACTGCGGTTTACATGACTCAGGATATAGGTACAGCTATACAACGTATTAAAGATTTTCCAGATGTTGGAGGTATGGTTTATACTGTTGGAAATGAGCAAGATTATCACTTTCAAGTACTGTTTTTAATTCTTAAAAAGCTAGGGTTCGAATGGGCAAAAAACTTATACCATTTAAGTTATGGTATGGTAGATTTACCTAGCGGAAAAATGAAAAGTAGAGAAGGAACTGTAGTTGATGCCGACGATTTAATTGATGATATGGCTAAAACAGCCGAAGAAATATCAGAAGAATTAGGCAAACTTGATGGATATTCAAAAGAAGAAAAACAAACCCTTTATAAAACCATTGGGTTGGGAGCTTTAAAATATTACATTTTAAAAGTAGACCCTAAAAAGCGTATTTTATTTGACCCTAAAGAATCTATAGATTTTCAAGGAAATACAGGGCCATTTATCCAGTACACTTACGCTAGAATTCAATCTATTTTAAGAAAAGCATCTATTGATAATAGTATTTCACTTAGTGCAAGCGAAGTGTCTTTTCATCTTAAAGAAAAAGAATTACTAAAGCAAATTCAGTTATTTCCAGAAGTGGTTCAAAATGCTGCCGAAAATCATAGTCCAGCTTTAATAGCTAATTATACTTATGATTTGGTTAAGGAATTCAATTCCTTCTATCAAAACGTATCCATTTTAGGAGCAGATAACGACAATGAGAAAACTTTTAGAGTTCAGCTTTCTAACGTAGTTGCAAATACTATTAAAAATAGTTTTGGATTATTAGGAATTCAAGTTCCTGAGCGTATGTAA
- a CDS encoding trehalase family glycosidase: MNISLHTERFCVLLFLVVLFSACSQSVKLPETKVVFTSTDTILIKLYNRSEKLAKQNITHYGDRNVLIEGANYKNVWLETQPMGGYMYAKRNLEIAKNNITIFTDNQREDGRFPGVIYKRNGIIDPNYAQFQGLYFAMPAFELYYLLNKDRDYLEKVYHALKKFDNYLWKTRDSDNNGCLETWCIYDNGEDGSVRFNDFPNAWAFDFPPSKEAASKLSKEELKIHCKEDFYDSTIEMTVPIESMDVMSYSYSCRDVLALISKEINNGKDAFWRQKANAVQTKIKSYLWNVDKQACYDKDRNNETMPILLHNNLRCMYLGSFDQEMADGFVKQHLMNPEEFWTPMPLPSIAANDPSFKNIPGNNWSGQPQGLTYQRSLRALENYGHFAELTMIGQKFLNVLKASQKFTQQFDPFKATTNDSTDGYGPSILASLEFISRFYGVHITQDKIYWSCLDDDEDYSYTQTWNGNDYTLHTKENTVFCSINGKEIFTFSKGARVVTNLEGDFIEVVGIDLKEKSFQYKKDNEFNMQLEPNNVYRISTNGELEKYSSVEFYHN, translated from the coding sequence ATGAACATTAGCTTGCATACAGAGCGTTTTTGCGTATTACTATTTTTAGTAGTTTTATTTTCAGCCTGTTCACAAAGTGTAAAGTTGCCTGAAACGAAAGTTGTATTCACTTCAACAGATACAATTCTAATCAAACTATATAATCGCTCCGAAAAGTTAGCTAAACAAAATATAACACATTACGGCGATAGAAATGTGTTGATTGAAGGTGCCAACTATAAAAATGTTTGGTTGGAAACCCAACCTATGGGTGGCTATATGTATGCAAAACGTAACTTGGAAATTGCAAAAAACAACATCACTATTTTTACAGATAACCAAAGGGAAGATGGTCGTTTTCCTGGAGTAATCTATAAACGAAATGGTATTATTGACCCTAATTATGCGCAATTCCAAGGTCTGTATTTTGCAATGCCTGCTTTTGAATTGTATTATCTGTTAAACAAAGACCGAGACTATCTTGAGAAAGTTTATCATGCCTTGAAAAAATTTGATAATTATCTCTGGAAAACTCGAGATTCAGATAATAACGGTTGTTTGGAAACGTGGTGTATTTATGACAATGGTGAAGATGGTAGTGTAAGATTCAACGATTTCCCAAATGCCTGGGCGTTTGATTTTCCACCGAGTAAGGAAGCAGCTTCTAAGTTATCAAAAGAGGAGTTAAAAATTCATTGTAAAGAAGATTTTTATGATTCTACTATAGAAATGACCGTTCCTATAGAATCTATGGACGTTATGTCCTATTCATATTCGTGTAGAGATGTTTTGGCGCTAATTTCAAAAGAAATTAATAACGGGAAAGACGCATTTTGGAGACAAAAAGCTAATGCGGTGCAAACAAAAATTAAAAGTTATTTATGGAATGTGGATAAGCAAGCGTGTTATGACAAGGATAGGAATAATGAAACCATGCCTATTCTGTTGCATAACAATTTACGTTGCATGTATTTGGGTAGTTTCGATCAAGAAATGGCTGATGGTTTTGTTAAACAGCATCTAATGAACCCTGAAGAATTTTGGACGCCAATGCCATTACCTTCCATAGCCGCTAACGACCCTAGTTTTAAAAACATTCCCGGAAATAATTGGAGCGGACAACCACAAGGTCTAACCTATCAAAGATCTTTAAGAGCTTTGGAAAATTATGGTCATTTTGCAGAATTAACGATGATTGGACAGAAGTTTTTGAATGTTTTAAAAGCATCTCAAAAATTCACTCAGCAATTTGATCCTTTTAAGGCAACTACAAACGATTCAACAGATGGTTACGGACCAAGTATTTTAGCATCGCTCGAATTTATTTCTAGGTTTTATGGAGTTCATATTACACAAGATAAAATCTACTGGTCGTGTTTAGATGATGATGAAGATTATAGTTACACACAAACTTGGAACGGAAACGACTATACATTGCACACTAAAGAAAATACTGTGTTTTGCTCAATAAATGGGAAGGAAATATTTACATTTTCAAAAGGTGCAAGAGTGGTTACTAATTTAGAAGGAGATTTTATTGAAGTTGTTGGTATAGATTTGAAAGAAAAGTCATTTCAGTATAAAAAAGATAATGAGTTTAATATGCAACTAGAACCCAATAACGTTTATAGAATAAGTACCAATGGTGAGTTAGAAAAATATAGTTCTGTTGAATTTTATCATAATTAA
- a CDS encoding glycoside hydrolase family 28 protein, producing the protein MKKYILLFLLPVFFQCTTSEKKPKVFNVYDFGAKGDGITNDQQAIQKAIDACKGSGGTVLFSKGTFLTGQVLLGSDMTLNIDSTATILGIQSDAESDYPHHMIETKFPNRMLQDCQRRLIYGNHVQNVTITGKGKIDGQGDYEPWMNVKELGTEKDRPSILAFVGSKNITVSDITMVDPACWTQVYIESDSVTIRNIKVHTGNLTPNRDGIDIVDCHNVLIEDCDIKSEDDGICFKSGSEYGCKNVIVRNCIIDKLNVNAGNCFKFGTDGLGSFMNFEVSGLTLKNAYQNSALVIESMDGAVIDNILIRDCNITNSGQAIFMLLADRKRTVPDRKPRIGTISNIHFKNIIGKDFTQQYPSIITGIPGHNIQNVTFENLNFQVKGGIEATNQTVMEYDGKYPEGSKFGNTNTHGFFIRHTDKVDFINCKITTDLPDARPWLIQENVKSANIN; encoded by the coding sequence ATGAAAAAATATATCTTACTTTTTTTATTACCTGTTTTCTTTCAATGTACAACTTCAGAGAAAAAACCTAAGGTTTTTAATGTATACGATTTTGGAGCCAAAGGCGATGGTATTACTAACGACCAACAAGCTATTCAAAAAGCTATTGATGCTTGCAAAGGGTCTGGTGGTACGGTTTTGTTTTCAAAAGGAACTTTTTTAACCGGACAAGTATTGTTGGGTAGTGATATGACTTTAAATATTGATAGTACTGCAACTATTTTGGGAATTCAATCTGATGCTGAAAGTGATTATCCGCATCATATGATTGAAACCAAATTTCCAAACCGTATGTTACAAGATTGTCAACGCCGATTAATTTATGGGAATCACGTGCAAAATGTTACCATAACAGGTAAAGGTAAAATTGATGGACAAGGCGATTACGAACCCTGGATGAATGTAAAAGAGCTGGGAACCGAAAAAGATAGACCATCCATTTTAGCGTTTGTTGGCTCAAAAAACATAACCGTTTCAGATATTACTATGGTTGACCCTGCGTGTTGGACACAGGTTTACATTGAATCGGATAGCGTTACTATTAGAAATATTAAAGTTCATACAGGAAATTTAACACCAAACCGTGATGGAATTGATATTGTAGATTGCCATAATGTATTAATTGAAGATTGCGATATAAAATCTGAAGATGATGGTATTTGTTTTAAAAGCGGAAGTGAATATGGCTGTAAAAATGTAATAGTGCGTAATTGTATTATTGATAAGCTTAATGTAAATGCAGGTAATTGTTTTAAGTTTGGAACCGACGGTTTAGGTAGTTTTATGAATTTTGAAGTTTCTGGGCTCACATTAAAAAACGCTTATCAAAATTCTGCGTTGGTTATTGAATCTATGGATGGTGCTGTGATTGATAATATTTTGATTAGAGATTGCAACATAACTAATTCTGGGCAAGCTATTTTTATGCTTTTAGCAGATAGAAAACGTACAGTACCCGATAGAAAACCACGTATTGGAACAATATCTAACATCCATTTTAAGAATATTATTGGTAAAGATTTTACACAACAATATCCTTCTATAATTACTGGTATTCCTGGACACAACATACAAAATGTTACATTTGAGAATTTAAATTTTCAGGTAAAAGGCGGAATAGAAGCTACAAACCAAACTGTTATGGAATATGATGGGAAATACCCTGAAGGAAGCAAGTTTGGTAATACCAATACGCACGGGTTTTTTATACGTCATACGGATAAAGTAGATTTTATTAACTGCAAAATAACAACTGATTTACCAGATGCTAGACCATGGTTAATACAGGAAAATGTTAAGTCTGCTAATATTAATTAA
- a CDS encoding TonB-dependent receptor plug domain-containing protein, whose protein sequence is MNKKELLSIILSLFFLNVATLKAQTVQEEKQPLANILKQLEDKFNISFSYADETIKDKTSKMPDEDFSLEKTLEFLKQETHLDFELLDNRFIVIKKGKADKSNTFNIQKLKEVIVTNYLTTGITKLNDGSITIKPETFGILPGLIEPDVLQTIQALPGVLSADETVSNINVRGGTHDQNLLLWDGIKMYQSGHFFGLISAFNPYITKHVNVYKNGTRAKYGDGISSIIDMQLPDDIDNEFKAGLGFNLINADGYAKIPLSNKTELQISTRRSITDLINTSTFEQYSKRIFQDSDFENAKNSGTSISQNESFYFYDVTAKFLYDITKKDKVRVHFFNVFNDLNYDEQSTSNNTSEALNSELTQRNSAVGLTYTRDWNEKLSTTSQVYVTNYDLDATNYDILNNQRLIQENEVYDGAVKLDINYTHNHQLKFNSGYQFTEVGISNLEDVNNPVFRSFIRNVLRTHAVYGEAGFLSNNAKTKLVIGTRLNHIPKFNMFFAEPRLSFSQRFLNHFRFEVLGEFKSQTTSQIIDLQNDFLGIENRRWVLANNRTEVETINSKNIYPVPIVKSKQASAGIHYSKNKLLISAEGYIKKVDGITTRSQGFQNQYQFVNAIGSYKIKGIDVLLNKQFSDIVSSWVSYSYSTNDYKFNDLNNGEEFPNNTDIQHALTFASTYTYNDVKFAMGLNWHSGKPSTEPSETDSPDDNEITYSSPNSTNLNDYLRLDCSATYGFDISDTARATIGASVWNVLNKRNILNAYYTLDDNNMVNKIENESLGITPNVSFRVSF, encoded by the coding sequence GTGAATAAGAAAGAGCTACTTTCTATAATTTTATCACTGTTTTTTTTGAATGTTGCCACCCTAAAAGCACAAACCGTTCAAGAAGAAAAGCAACCACTCGCCAACATTTTAAAACAGCTAGAAGATAAGTTTAATATTAGTTTTTCTTATGCAGATGAAACTATAAAAGACAAAACAAGCAAAATGCCTGATGAAGATTTTTCATTGGAAAAAACTTTAGAATTTCTAAAACAAGAAACCCATCTAGATTTTGAATTGCTAGACAATAGGTTTATTGTAATTAAAAAAGGTAAAGCAGATAAGTCTAACACCTTTAACATACAAAAGCTAAAAGAGGTTATAGTTACCAATTATTTAACCACAGGAATCACTAAGTTAAATGATGGCTCAATTACTATAAAGCCTGAAACATTTGGTATTTTACCAGGTTTAATTGAGCCCGATGTTTTACAAACCATACAGGCGTTACCTGGTGTTTTGAGTGCCGACGAAACGGTATCAAACATCAACGTTCGAGGTGGTACGCACGACCAGAACCTTTTACTTTGGGATGGTATAAAAATGTATCAATCGGGGCATTTCTTTGGGCTCATTTCAGCCTTTAATCCATACATTACAAAACATGTGAATGTATATAAAAATGGTACACGAGCTAAATATGGCGATGGCATTTCCAGTATTATTGACATGCAATTACCCGATGATATTGATAACGAATTTAAAGCCGGATTAGGTTTTAATTTAATTAACGCAGATGGTTATGCTAAAATCCCTCTGTCAAATAAAACAGAATTACAAATATCAACACGCCGTTCTATTACTGACTTAATAAACACCTCAACTTTTGAGCAATATTCAAAGCGTATTTTTCAAGATTCCGATTTTGAAAATGCCAAAAATAGCGGCACATCCATTTCTCAAAATGAGTCTTTTTATTTTTACGATGTTACGGCTAAATTCCTATATGATATCACAAAAAAAGATAAGGTTAGAGTACATTTTTTTAATGTGTTTAACGACTTAAATTATGATGAGCAATCAACAAGTAATAATACAAGTGAAGCTTTAAATAGTGAACTTACCCAACGTAATTCAGCAGTTGGATTAACATATACTAGAGATTGGAATGAAAAGCTTTCAACAACCTCGCAAGTTTATGTTACCAATTACGATTTAGACGCCACTAATTACGATATTTTAAACAATCAGCGTTTAATACAAGAAAATGAAGTTTACGATGGTGCTGTTAAACTAGATATTAATTACACTCATAATCATCAACTAAAATTTAATAGTGGTTATCAATTTACTGAAGTTGGTATTAGCAATTTAGAAGATGTTAATAATCCGGTTTTTAGAAGTTTTATAAGAAACGTTTTAAGAACACATGCTGTTTATGGTGAAGCTGGTTTTTTATCAAATAACGCTAAAACAAAACTTGTTATTGGCACACGTTTAAACCATATACCTAAATTTAATATGTTTTTTGCAGAACCAAGACTCAGCTTCAGCCAACGCTTTTTAAACCATTTTAGATTTGAGGTTTTAGGCGAATTTAAAAGTCAGACCACTTCACAAATCATCGATTTACAAAACGATTTTTTAGGTATTGAAAATCGCCGTTGGGTATTAGCTAATAATAGAACAGAGGTTGAAACCATAAATAGCAAAAACATTTACCCTGTACCAATAGTAAAAAGCAAACAAGCTTCTGCTGGAATTCATTACAGCAAAAACAAATTATTAATTAGTGCCGAAGGTTATATAAAGAAAGTAGATGGTATTACCACCCGAAGTCAAGGTTTTCAAAACCAATATCAGTTTGTAAACGCCATTGGCAGCTATAAAATAAAAGGTATTGATGTTTTACTAAACAAGCAATTTAGTGATATTGTTAGCAGTTGGGTGTCTTATTCCTACAGCACCAATGATTATAAGTTTAACGACTTAAACAATGGTGAAGAATTTCCTAATAATACTGATATACAACACGCCCTAACGTTTGCAAGTACTTACACGTATAACGATGTTAAGTTTGCTATGGGCTTAAATTGGCACTCTGGAAAACCAAGTACAGAACCAAGTGAAACTGATAGTCCTGATGATAATGAGATTACGTACTCAAGTCCAAACAGTACAAATTTAAATGATTACTTACGTTTAGATTGTTCTGCAACTTACGGTTTCGATATTTCTGATACTGCGCGTGCAACTATTGGTGCATCGGTTTGGAATGTACTTAATAAAAGAAATATTTTAAACGCTTACTATACGCTTGATGATAACAATATGGTAAACAAAATTGAAAATGAATCGTTGGGTATAACACCAAATGTAAGTTTTAGGGTGAGTTTTTAA
- a CDS encoding RNA polymerase sigma factor, with protein MSKQLHDNICEENIFSSLFNKHAKDLHNFLYYKFGELLNPKDKVQEAFIKLWENCAKVSPEKAKSFVFTTANNLMLNEVAHQKVVLKHQQTKPKTHTNESPEFLMQETEYNNKLQKALSNLTDAQREAFMMNRVEGKRFKEIAEILDISTKAVEKRIYGALEKLRKDIKEL; from the coding sequence ATGAGCAAACAATTGCACGATAATATTTGCGAAGAAAATATTTTTTCTTCCTTATTTAACAAACACGCTAAAGATTTACACAATTTTTTATACTATAAATTTGGCGAATTACTAAACCCCAAAGACAAAGTGCAAGAGGCTTTTATTAAACTTTGGGAAAATTGCGCCAAAGTTTCGCCCGAAAAAGCTAAGAGTTTTGTTTTTACAACTGCCAATAATTTAATGCTTAATGAAGTGGCACACCAAAAAGTGGTTTTAAAACACCAGCAAACTAAACCTAAAACACATACTAATGAGAGTCCTGAATTTTTAATGCAAGAAACTGAATATAATAATAAACTTCAAAAAGCTTTAAGTAATTTAACCGATGCACAACGCGAAGCGTTTATGATGAACCGTGTTGAAGGTAAACGCTTTAAAGAAATTGCTGAAATTTTAGATATCTCGACCAAAGCGGTTGAGAAACGTATTTATGGCGCTTTGGAAAAGTTGAGGAAGGATATTAAGGAGTTGTAG
- a CDS encoding FecR family protein, giving the protein MNREELILKWLDNNLNPQELEAFKKLEDYNDLVKLNTSLQAFKVDNYDTSAALENILSTIKSKKQQPKHWFKPLMRVAAILAVCFSLYYYTTTLDTTIKTEYAQKTTIELPDASSVSLNAKSLLVFNKKDWKKERNVELKGEAFFKVAKGSSFNVITKSGTVTVYGTQFNVKHWDNYFEVICYEGLVGVTHNSLETKLKPGDSFLIIDGKIIAKEKENRSTPSWLNNESTFKSLPYKMVIAEFERQYNVDITLLGIDSTQLFTGSFTHDNLDVALKSITLPLHVTYSKTNNTITLKRE; this is encoded by the coding sequence ATGAACAGAGAAGAACTCATATTAAAATGGTTAGATAACAACCTAAATCCTCAAGAACTTGAAGCTTTTAAAAAGCTTGAAGATTATAATGATTTAGTAAAGTTAAATACTAGTTTGCAAGCTTTTAAGGTAGATAATTACGATACTTCTGCAGCATTAGAAAACATATTATCTACTATTAAAAGCAAAAAGCAACAACCTAAGCATTGGTTTAAACCACTTATGCGTGTTGCAGCGATACTGGCTGTTTGTTTTAGTTTATATTATTATACAACTACGTTAGATACTACTATAAAAACAGAGTACGCTCAAAAAACAACCATAGAGCTACCAGATGCTTCAAGTGTTTCCCTCAACGCTAAATCATTGTTAGTATTCAATAAAAAAGATTGGAAAAAAGAACGTAATGTAGAACTTAAAGGTGAAGCTTTTTTTAAAGTTGCCAAAGGATCTTCATTTAATGTTATAACAAAATCAGGAACCGTTACGGTTTATGGTACTCAATTTAATGTAAAACATTGGGACAATTACTTTGAGGTTATTTGCTACGAAGGATTAGTTGGGGTTACGCACAATTCTCTAGAAACGAAATTAAAACCTGGTGACAGTTTTTTAATTATCGATGGGAAAATTATTGCTAAAGAAAAAGAAAACCGCTCAACACCTTCGTGGTTAAATAACGAAAGTACTTTTAAAAGTTTGCCTTACAAAATGGTTATTGCCGAGTTTGAAAGACAATACAATGTTGATATTACATTACTTGGTATCGACTCTACACAATTATTCACAGGTAGTTTTACACACGACAATTTAGATGTGGCATTAAAATCAATTACCCTACCTTTACATGTAACATATAGTAAAACCAACAATACTATAACATTAAAGCGTGAATAA
- a CDS encoding glycoside hydrolase family 26 protein: MAYKNTSLLFIFIFYCTFGHAQWKLMDKNATRETKKLFHSLKKIQKKGTIFAHQHATEYGRGWVGDDDRSDVKSVVGTHPGMIGVDFKDFTGKDSEKHKIRLKKIVQDAYNRGSIITVAWHFYNPVGPGGFYWRDSISTPVVRRLIPNGDAHEKYKDILDGIAEWANSCRGINGELIPMIFRPYHEFDGDWFWWGKPHCTVDEFKTLWKFTASYLRDKKNVHNFIWAFSPDNKFNNEEEYLERYPGDEWVDMVGMDNYADLGRDQYDLDTAHKKLKIVSDYAIKKKKLAAFTETGLESIPNTTWWTETLLNLIKSDALRLSYVLVWRNDSRSDTHYYAPHPGHESVPDFMKFYQDKFTWFENDLAKKNVYKKRKGKR, translated from the coding sequence ATGGCATACAAAAACACTTCACTACTATTTATCTTTATTTTTTATTGCACTTTCGGACATGCTCAATGGAAATTAATGGACAAAAATGCGACTAGAGAAACTAAAAAACTATTTCATAGCTTAAAGAAAATCCAGAAAAAAGGAACCATTTTTGCTCATCAACATGCTACAGAATACGGTCGTGGTTGGGTTGGTGACGATGACCGCTCAGATGTAAAATCTGTTGTTGGCACACACCCTGGCATGATAGGTGTCGATTTTAAAGATTTTACAGGTAAAGACTCGGAAAAACATAAAATTCGTCTTAAAAAAATTGTTCAAGACGCCTACAATAGAGGTAGCATAATTACTGTCGCTTGGCATTTTTATAATCCTGTTGGCCCTGGTGGGTTTTATTGGCGAGATTCAATTTCTACACCAGTTGTTCGCAGATTAATTCCTAATGGTGATGCTCATGAAAAATACAAAGATATTTTAGATGGTATTGCAGAATGGGCAAATAGTTGTAGAGGTATAAATGGCGAATTAATTCCTATGATTTTTAGACCTTATCATGAGTTTGATGGAGATTGGTTTTGGTGGGGAAAACCACATTGTACTGTTGACGAATTTAAAACTCTATGGAAATTTACTGCCTCATACCTAAGAGATAAAAAAAATGTGCACAATTTTATTTGGGCCTTTTCTCCAGATAACAAATTTAATAATGAAGAGGAATATTTAGAGCGTTACCCAGGTGATGAATGGGTAGATATGGTTGGTATGGATAATTATGCAGATTTAGGAAGAGATCAATATGATTTAGATACTGCACATAAAAAATTAAAAATAGTTTCAGATTACGCCATAAAGAAGAAAAAACTAGCTGCTTTTACTGAAACTGGTTTAGAATCTATACCAAACACAACATGGTGGACAGAAACATTATTAAATCTTATAAAGAGTGACGCGTTGCGTCTATCGTATGTGCTTGTTTGGAGAAATGACAGTAGAAGTGACACACATTATTATGCACCTCATCCTGGGCATGAAAGTGTACCCGATTTTATGAAATTTTATCAAGATAAATTTACTTGGTTTGAAAATGATTTAGCTAAGAAAAACGTCTATAAAAAACGAAAAGGGAAACGATGA